The window TTATTCGATAATCGAGCTAACTACGCCTGCGCCTACGGTGCGGCCACCTTCACGGATTGCGAAGCGGAGACCTTCGTCCATGGCGATCGGGGTGATCAGGTTGATGGTTACTGCTACGTTGTCACCAGGCATTACCATCTCGGTGCCGGCGGCAAGATCTACGATCCCGGTTACGTCGGTTGTTCTGAAGTAGAACTGCGGACGGTAGCCGTTGAAGAATGGAGTGTGACGACCACCCTCTTCTTTGGTCAGGATGTATGCTTCTGCCTTGAACTTGGTGTGCGGTGTTATGGAACCCGGCTTTGCCAGAACCTGACCGCGCTCGATGTCTTCACGCTTGACACCGCGGAGCAGGGCGCCGATGTTGTCGCCAGCACGACCTTCGTCGAGCAGTTTGCGGAACATTTCAACACCGGTTACGGTGGTCTTGGCGGTTGCCTTGATACCAACTATCTCGATTTCCTCGCCAACCTTGACGATACC is drawn from Geoanaerobacter pelophilus and contains these coding sequences:
- a CDS encoding EF-Tu/IF-2/RF-3 family GTPase is translated as GIVKVGEEIEIVGIKATAKTTVTGVEMFRKLLDEGRAGDNIGALLRGVKREDIERGQVLAKPGSITPHTKFKAEAYILTKEEGGRHTPFFNGYRPQFYFRTTDVTGIVDLAAGTEMVMPGDNVAVTINLITPIAMDEGLRFAIREGGRTVGAGVVSSIIE